In a single window of the Veillonella sp. genome:
- a CDS encoding D-glycero-alpha-D-manno-heptose-1,7-bisphosphate 7-phosphatase has translation MRKVLFLDRDGVINKDVSYLYKISDLEWVDGAKEALAYAYSKGYDLIVVTNQSGVARGYYKESDVQILHDHMAHELDRSGAPILHFYYCPHHKEGAIPLYAVDCECRKPKPGMINQAIKDYDVDPKSSFLIGDSQRDVDAAEAAGVKGYLFTGTNLLDFIKTII, from the coding sequence ATGCGCAAGGTATTATTTTTAGATCGCGATGGTGTTATCAATAAAGATGTTAGCTATTTATATAAAATCAGCGATTTAGAATGGGTAGACGGTGCAAAAGAGGCCTTAGCTTATGCCTACAGTAAAGGGTATGACCTCATTGTGGTGACTAATCAAAGTGGAGTGGCCCGTGGTTATTACAAAGAGTCTGATGTACAGATTCTTCATGACCATATGGCTCATGAACTAGACCGCAGTGGGGCACCTATTTTGCACTTCTATTACTGCCCTCATCATAAAGAAGGGGCCATACCTCTTTATGCTGTCGATTGTGAATGTAGAAAGCCAAAGCCTGGTATGATTAATCAAGCTATTAAGGATTATGATGTAGACCCTAAAAGTAGCTTTCTTATTGGCGATAGTCAGCGCGATGTTGATGCAGCAGAAGCGGCTGGTGTAAAAGGCTATCTATTTACAGGTACAAATTTGTTAGATTTTATTAAGACTATTATTTAG
- a CDS encoding glycosyltransferase family 9 protein: MKDYKNILIIKMSSLGDVIHALPTLYAVRKNWPNAHITWAIHEQFESLLPGKPWVDDVIIIDKKQLKKPAYLWQLRKDLHSRHFDMTLDLQCIAKSAIVSLLSGAPEKYGYWELREGSNLVNKALVGEHKYDHVIERYLDTVRALGGDVEGVEFPMPAYVEAEKSVKHKLQSHGVEDEYVVVVPGARWIVKEWPLLNFGELCIRLCESGKKVVIAGAPDDAEKGAFIENYVKNKNLINLVGSTSMPELIELIRHCEIFISADTGPLHIANALKRPLIALFGTTSPKRTGPYGGSHVHLIISPTSKATPEQPLVDDPDCMAQIPVDAVWSVYEQVIGKEL; the protein is encoded by the coding sequence ATGAAAGATTACAAGAATATACTCATCATTAAGATGAGTTCTTTAGGTGATGTAATTCATGCATTGCCTACCTTGTATGCAGTGCGTAAAAATTGGCCTAATGCGCATATTACATGGGCTATTCATGAACAATTTGAGAGTCTCCTACCAGGTAAACCATGGGTAGATGATGTAATCATTATCGACAAGAAACAACTTAAAAAGCCTGCTTATTTATGGCAGTTACGTAAGGATTTACATAGCCGTCATTTTGATATGACTTTAGACCTTCAATGTATTGCAAAGAGCGCCATTGTATCATTATTATCTGGTGCGCCTGAAAAATACGGCTACTGGGAGCTTCGTGAAGGTAGTAATTTAGTCAATAAAGCACTTGTTGGTGAACATAAATACGATCATGTTATCGAACGATACCTCGATACCGTACGTGCTCTTGGAGGCGATGTAGAAGGCGTAGAGTTTCCTATGCCTGCTTATGTGGAGGCGGAAAAGTCCGTTAAGCATAAGTTACAATCTCATGGTGTAGAAGATGAATATGTAGTCGTTGTACCAGGTGCTCGCTGGATTGTTAAGGAATGGCCACTTCTTAACTTTGGTGAGCTATGTATCCGCTTATGTGAATCAGGTAAAAAAGTAGTTATTGCTGGTGCTCCAGATGATGCAGAAAAAGGAGCTTTCATAGAAAATTATGTGAAAAATAAGAATCTCATTAACCTAGTGGGATCTACATCCATGCCAGAGCTAATTGAGTTGATTCGACACTGTGAAATTTTCATCAGTGCTGATACGGGCCCTTTGCATATTGCTAATGCTCTGAAGCGGCCTTTGATTGCATTATTTGGAACCACATCTCCAAAACGAACTGGTCCATATGGAGGGAGTCATGTACATCTTATTATTTCACCTACATCAAAGGCTACACCTGAACAGCCATTAGTAGATGATCCTGATTGTATGGCTCAAATTCCTGTAGATGCTGTGTGGTCTGTATATGAGCAAGTAATTGGAAAGGAACTATAA